A window of Streptomyces sp. NBC_01224 genomic DNA:
CGCGGACGGCCGTACGGTCGACTCGGCGGCGCAGCCCGCGGAGGTGCTGCGACTGCGGGAGCTGCTGCGTGCGGTGCGGGAGAGCCAGGAGCTGATGGCGACTTTGCTGCCGGTGGGCGACGGGTTGCTGTGCGCGGTGCGGCGGGGCTGAGGGGGCGGCGGGGGCAGGGCTCTCGCCCCGTGTCCCCCGTGCCTGGGGCAGCCGGGTGTCCTCAATCGCCGGACGGGCTTGATTCTGCTGAGCGTGAACGCATCACTGCCCCGGCACGGACACCGTGCCGGGGCAGTGATGAAGTGTGGGCGCCTCTGCTCAGCCGACGACCTTCTTGAGGGCATCGCCGAGTGCATCGGCCTCGTCCGGAGTCAGCTCCACGACAAGCCGACCGCCGCCTTCGAGCGGAACGCGCATGACGATGCCCCGCCCCTCCTTTGTCACCTCGAGCGGGCCGTCGCCCGTCCGCGGCTTCATGGCCGCCATGCTCGTTCCCCTTCCTGAAACCAGCTCATCGCAACCGGCGGCCCCATGACAGGCGCTGTGTCACCGGCATCGAACACATTGCTTCCAGGCCATTATCCCGCATCACAGACCCCAATGACCAACATCGGTCTGCATCGCTTGCGCAACGCGCTCTCTCAAAACCACCCAATTCGGCGATCCAGCTGCGATACTCCGCCCCCTTCACCCCTCCATCGCGGCGCAATTGTTAGACGCAGGTCACATGTTCGCTCCCGCCCGAGTCGGCCATGCTTGCCTGGACAGGCATTGCCCGAGGTGCAGAGGGGACAGCGAAATGGCCGACCAGATGGCGGACAGCGTGCTCTACGAAGTGAGCGACGGACTCGCGACCATCACGATCAACCGTCCCGACGCGATGAACGCCATGAACACCGCGGCCAAGGTGGCGCTCCGTGACGCGCTGACGTCCGCGGCGGCCGACACCGCCGTACGGGCCGTTCTGCTCACCGCGACCGGGCGCGCCTTCTGCGTCGGCCAGGATCTGAAGGAGCACGTCGGCAAGCTCGACGAGGCCCGTGAGTCCGGCGGCGGCAACGCGCTGAGCACCGTGCAGGAGCACTACAACCCGATCGTGCGGGCCATCACCGAGATGCCCAAGCCGGTCGTCGCCGGGGTCAACGGTGTCGCCGCCGGCGCCGGTTTCGGGTTCGCGCTCGCCTGCGACTACCGGGTGGTCGCCGACACCGCCTCGTTCAACACCTCATTCGCCGGGGTCGCCCTCACCGCCGACTCGGGCGTCTCCTGGACACTGCCCCGCCTGATCGGGCGGAGCCGCGCCGCCGACCTGCTGCTCTTTCCGCGCTCGATCTCCGCGCAGGACGCCCATGAGCTGGGCATCGTGAACAAGCTGGTGCCCGCCGCCGACCTGGCCGCGGAGGCCGCCGCCGTGGCCCGCACCCTGGCGTCCGGTCCCACGGCGGCGTACGCAGCGCTGAAGGAGTCCCTGGCCTATGGCGCCGGTCACACGCTGAGCGAGGCACTGGAGAAGGAAAACGAGCTCCAGACGAAGGCGGGCGCGTCCGAGGACCACACGATCGCGGTGCAGGCGTTCCTGAACAAGGAGAAGCCGAAGTACCTCGGCCGGTAGCCGTCGGCGCGGATCTACGTCCCGGTGCCGCGCGCCACGCAGTCGGCCAGGTGGTCGTCGACCAGGCCGCAGGCCTGCATCAGGGCGTAGGCCGTCGTGGGTCCGACGAAGCGCAGACCGCGCTTCTTGAGGTCCTTGGCCAGCGCCGTGGACTCCGGGGTGACCGCGGGAATGTCGCCGACGGTGCGCGGGACGGGGCGGCCGGCCGGGTCGGGGGCGTAGGACCAGATCAGCTCGTCCAGCTCGCCGGCGCTCCAGCCGGCCAGCACCTTGGCGTTGGCGAGGGTCGCGTCGATCTTCGCCCGGTTGCGGATGATGCCGGCGTCGGCGAGAAGGCGCTCCTTGTCGGCGTCGGTGAACTCCGCAACCGCGGGGATCTTGAACCCGGCGAAGGCGGAGCGGAAGCCCTCCCGGCGGCGCAGGATCGTCAGCCAGGAAAGGCCCGACTGGAAGGCCTCCAGGCAGAGCCGTTCGAAGAGGGCGTCGTCGCCGTGGACGGGACGGCCCCATTCGGTGTCGTGGTACGCGAGGTAGTCCTCCGTGGAGAGCCCCCACGGGCAGCGCAGACCGCCGTCCGGGGCCGTTTCCGCTCCGCCGCTCATCGCTGGGGCTCCTCTCCGGGGTGCTCTGTCCGCTGCGGGTCCTGCTGGGGTTCCTGTCGGGGCGCCTCCCACGGCGCTCTCGGACGGTCCTCCGGCCCCTCCCGCGTCAGCTGCGGTACGTCCTGCGGCCGCTTGAGGAGATCGGGGCCGCCGACCGCGGTCGCCTGCGCGCCGGCCAGCGCCGACTGCAGTTCCGCGATCCGCGCGTCCCGCTCGGCGAGCTCGGCGCCGAGCCGGCCGAGCACCTCGTCGACATCCGTCATGCGGTAGCCGCGTGCGGCCACCGGCAGCCGCAGCGCCTCGACATCCGCGCGGCCGACCGGGCGCGTCGCGGGCAGCGGGTCGGTCAGCTGCTCCGGCGCCACGTCCTGCAGGACGGCGCTCTTCCCTCCGCCGACCACCGCGAGGGTGACCGCGGCCACGACCACCACCATCGCCAGCAGCAAGAACCAGAACACGCATATCTCCCCGGGAGCGGAAACCTGTCCGGGTCCGATCGTGCCATGCGGTGCCGACAGTTAGGGTCGCAGGCGACCCACCGGGCGATCTACCAGAGGAGAAACACGGGATGCGAAGCGGTGCGCTCAGGCTGGGGCGGCGTGAATTCGGTGCGCACGAGCCGGTGATCATGGCGATCGTGAACCGCACCCCTGACTCCTTCTACGACCAGGGCGCGACGTTCCAGGACGAGCCGGCGCTGGCCCGGGTCGAGCAGGCGATCGCGGACGGCGCGGCGATCGTCGACATCGGGGGTGTGAAGGCGGGCCCCGGTGAAGAGGTGACCGCCGGGGAAGAGGCCCGTCGCACGGTGGGGTTCGTCGCGGAGGTGCGGCGCCGCCACCCGGATGTGGTGATCAGCGTCGACACCTGGCGCCACGATGTCGGCGAGGCGGTCTGCGAGGCCGGTGCGGATGTGCTGAACGACGCGTGGGGCGGCGTCGACCCGAAGCTCGCAGAGGTCGCCGCGCGGTACGGCGCCGGTCTGGTGTGTACGCACGCGGGCGGCGCCGAGCCGCGGACCCGGCCGCACCGGATCGCGTACGACGACGTGATGGCGGACATCCTGCGGGTGACGCTGGGGCTGGCCGAGCGGGCGGTCGGACTCGGGGTGCGGCCGGACGGGATCATGATCGACCCCGGTCATGACTTCGGGAAGAACACCCGGCATTCGCTGGAGGCGACGCGTCGGCTCGGCGAGATGGCGGAGACCGGCTGGCCGGTCCTCGTATCGCTGTCCAACAAGGACTTCGTCGGGGAGACGCTCGACCGGCCGGTGAAGGAACGGGTGATCGGGACGCTCGCGACGACGGCCGTGTCCGCGTGGCTGGGGGCGCAGGTGTACCGGGTGCACGAGGTGGCGGAGACGCGGCAGGTGCTGGACATGGTGGCGTCCATCGCGGGGCACCGGGAGCCGGCAGTGGCGCGGAGGGGGCTGGCGTAGCCGCTGCCTCAGAGCCTGTCGGGTGACCTTCGACCGGAGAGCGGACGCGGCATGGTGCGTGCGATTCCAAGGCGCCGGGATGACCTCGGACGGGGTCTCCCCTGCTCGACCGGAGTCGAGAGCTTGGGGAAGGAGCTACCAGGGCATTTCGGTAACGCCGGAGGGGGTCCCCCCTGGCCCTCAAGGCCTCGGGGGAGTGCGTGCCAGGCCGTGGCCGCCCGATCAGAGGTCACCCGACAGGCTCTGAGGCAGCGGGGCGGGCAGGGCGCCTGCGGCGGGCCTTACCCCCTGCCCGCCCCTTCCCGAAACCGGGGCTCTGCCCCGGCCCCCGCTCCTCGATCGCCGGAGGGGCTTGAACTACCGGCCGACCTCCTTCGTCACGAGGTCGACCGCCTCGTCCACGTCATCCGTGACGTGGAAGAGCAGCAGGTCGTGCTCGGACGCCTTGCCCTGCGCCACCACCGTGTCCCGCAGCCAGTCCACGAGCCCGCTCCAGTACGCGGTGCCGAACAGCACGATCGGGAAGCGGGTGACCTTGCCCGTCTGGACGAGGGTAAGAGCCTCGAAGAGTTCGTCCAGGGTGCCGAGGCCGCCGGGCAGAACAACGAACCCCTGGGCATACTTCACGAACATCGTTTTTCGGACAAAAAAGTAGCGGAAGTTCACGCCGATATCGACGTGCGGGTTGAGGCCGGACTCGAAGGGCAGCTCGATGCCGAGGCCGACCGAGACGCCCTTCGCCTCCCGCGCCCCCTTGTTCGCCGCTTCCATGGCTCCGGGGCCGCCTCCGGTGATCACCGCGAAGCCGGCCTCGACCAGGGCCTTGCCGATCCTTACACCCGCCTCGTAGTCCGGCCCGCCGGCCGGGGTGCGGGCCGAGCCGAAGACGCTGATGGCGCTCGGCAGCTCGGCGAGGGCTCCGAATCCTTCGACGAACTCCGACTGGATGCGCATCACCCGCCATGGGTCGGTGTGCACCCACTCGGAGTCGCCCTCGGTGTCCAGCAGCCGCTGATCGGTGGTGCCGGGCTGCACCTGGTCCCTGCGGCGCAGTACCGGGCCCTGCCGCTGCTCCTCGGGGACGTGCGCTCCCTCGGGGTTGCCCATGACCTGCTCCCTCCGACGACGATCGATGACCATCTGTGTCAGGTCAGGGTAGATCGGCGGAGGTTACGGACAGGGGAATACCGTGGGTCAGCTGGTGAGCCAGGAGCGGAGCCGCTCCTCGCAGTGGGTGATCCGGTCGACCGCCACATGCTCGTTGCGCTTGTGCGCGAGGAGCGGGTCACCGGGTCCGTAGTTCACCGCGGGGACGCCGAGGGAGCTGAAGCGGGAGACGTCGGTCCAGCCGAACTTGGGGTGGGCGGTGCCGCCGACCGCCGCCATGAACGCCTTGGCGGCCGGGTGGGAGAGACCGGGCATGGCCGCGCCGGAGTGGTCGTCGACGGCGAATTCGACGACGCCGCAGTCCGCGAAGACCTCATGGACGTGGGCCAGTGCCTCCTCTGCGGTGCGGTCGGGGGCGTACCGGTAGTTGACGACGACGGTGCACGCGTCCGGGATGACGTTGTTGGCGACGCCCCCCTCGATCCGTACGGCGTTGAGGCCTTCTCGGTATTCGAGACCGTCGATGACCGGGCGGCGCGGTTCGTACGCGGCGAGGCGGGCCAGGATCGGGGCGGCGGCGTGGATGGCGTTGGACCCCATCCAGCTGCGGGCGGAGTGGGCCCGCTCCCCCTCGGTGCGGAGGAAGACCCGCAGGGTGCCCTGGCAGCCGCCCTCGACCTGGCCGTCGGTGCCCTCCAGGAGGACCGCGAAGTCTCCGGCGAGCCACTCGGGGTGGGCGTCGGCCACGTGGCCGAGACCGTTGAGGTGCGCGGCGACCTCTTCGTTGTCGTAGAACACGAAGGTGAGGTCGCGGTTGGGCTCGGGCACGGTCGCGGCGATCCTCAGCTGGACGGCGACGCCCGACTTCATGTCGGAGGTGCCGCAGCCCCACAGCACACCGTCGTCGTCGAGCCGGGACGGCACATTGTCGGCGATCGGCACGGTGTCGATGTGCCCGGCGAGCACGACCCGCTCGGCACGGCCCAGGTTCGTCCGGGCCACGACGTTGTTGCCGTGCCGGTCGACGGTCAGATGCGGGAGGGTGCGCAGCGCCGACTCGATCGCGTCGGCAAGCTCCTCCTCCTGACCGCTGACCGACGGGAAGTCGACGAGCCGGGCGGTGAGCGCCGGGCCGTCCAGGGTGAGGTCGAGCGTGCTTTCGGGCATGGAACCGACCCTAAAGGACTGGGCGCTCGGCCCCGGCCGGGCACTCCAGTACGGTGGCTCCGTGCCCCGGACCGTCTCCCCCGCCCGCCGACACACCGGCCGCAGCCGCCTCTTCCGTATCGCGGCTGCTTTTGTCGTGCTCGCCGCGTTGGGCGGCTATCTGGCCGTGCAGTACATATCCGGCAGCAAGGTCACCGAAGGCTGCACCGTGGAATCCGCCGACGGTTCGGCCGGCAAGGGCCGTACGTATCGGATGAGCCCGGAGCAGGCTTCGAACGCCGCGACGATCTCCGCGGTCGGCACCTCGCGCGGGATGCCGGAGCGGGCGGTGACGATCGCGCTGGCGACCGCGTTGCAGGAGTCCGGGCTGCGCAATATCGAGCACGGGGACCGGGACTCGCTGGGGCTGTTCCAGCAGCGTCCTTCGCAGGGCTGGGGCACCGAGAAGCAGATCCTTGACCCGGTCTACTCCGCGGGGGAGTTCTACCGGCATCTGGCCGAGGTCCCCGGCTATTCGCGGCTGCCGCTGACGGTCGCCGCGCAGCGGGTCCAGCGCAGTGGTTTCCCGCAGGCGTACGCGAAGCACGAGCCGGACGCGGCGTTGCTGGCGGCCGCGCTGACCGGCCGTACGCCTGCCGCGCTGACCTGCACGCCGCCCCGGACGACGGCTGCGAAGGCCGATGCGGCGAAGGTGCGGGCGGAGCTGGTTCGCACCTTCGGCAAGAATGTGCTGCCCGCGGAGAAGCCGTCGCCGCAGGACGGAACGGGCGCGGCCGGCGCGTCGGCGACGAGCACGGTCTCGGTGCCGGTGCGGGCGGCCCGCGCCTCCGGGGACGACGGCTCGGCGCGGCGCGGCTGGGAGCTTGCGCACTGGGCGGTCGCGCAGTCCGAGGCACTCCGCCTGGACGAGGTCGCGTACGCGGGCCGGGTGTGGGAGGCCGGGTCGGGCTGGCGGACGGAGCGTACGGAATCGGGCACCACCGAGGTCCGTATGCGGCTCGCGCACTAGTACGGACAGTCACCCGAAGGCGTTATCCGGCCGGCACGGAACGTCCCCTGGCGCAACACCTCCCGCCGCCGCTCCGCGATTCCTCATTTTCCTTACAGGCAAAGGGAAGTGACGGTTCATCGGGCCATCCGGGAATGCGGCGTCTGCCCGGGTTCCTCCGTTGTGGATTATGTGACGCATTGCCGACTCTTTACCTCGGCCCACCGCAACCTCCCCCGCCCTTACGACGGTTGTCATGGCGTCCGGTCAACGGACAGACAGATTCCTCATCCCGTCGAAGGAGCATCATGTCCCTCCCCCTGACCCGCCGGATCGCCCGTGCCGCGCTGCTGATCGCCGCGGGTGCAGCCCCCGTGGTCGGTGCGGCCGGTGCCGCAGGTGCCGCGGAGCTCCCGCATGCGCCGGAGCTCGGCGGTCTGACCACCGTCGACGGCGCCGGCCTCGGCAAGACGGTCGACGGCGCGTCCCAGCAGGGCACCAAGGCGGCGGGCGAAACCGGCGGCAAGATCGTCGGGACGACCCTCCCGGCCGCGGGCAAGACCGTCGACAAGGCCGGCGCCCAGGCCGCCCCCACCGTGCAGAACGCCGCCGGCGGTGCCGCGGGCAGCGCGGGCAAGGTCCTCGGCGGCGCAGCCGGTGCCGCGCCCCAGGGCGGCCTGCCCGTGCAGGGCCTGCCCACCCAGGGTCTGCCGATCGGCTGACCCGATCCGTCGGCACATCACACGCGAGGGGCCTCGGGAGTGCGCACCCCCGAGGCCCCTCGCGTGTACCGCCCGCTATCGGACCAGCCGCTTGACCGCGGCGGCCACCCGCTCGTCCGTCGCCGTGAACGCGACGCGTACGAAGTGGTCACCGGCCGTTCCGTAGAAGTCGCCCGGTGCCACCAGAATGCCGAGCTCCGCCAGGTACGCCACGGTCTCCCAGCACGGCTCGTCGCGCGTCGCCCACAGGTAGAGGCTCGCCTCGCTGTGCTCGATCCGGAAGCCGTGGCCCTCCAGCGCCGTGCGCAGGGCCGCGCGCCGGTCCGCGTACCGGGTCCGCTGCTCGGCGACGTGCTCGTCGTCGCCGAGCGCCGCGACGGCCGCCGCCTGGATGGGGGCCGGCGTCATCATTCCGCTGTGCTTGCGGATCAGCAGCAGCTCGCCGAGCACGGCCGCGTCGCCCGCGATGAAGGCCGCGCGGTATCCGGCCAGGTTGGAGCGCTTGGAGAGCGAGTGGACGGCGACGATGCCCTCGTACGTACCGCCGCAGACATCCGGATGCAGTACGGAGACGGGTTCGGCCTCCCAGCCCAGCTCCAGGTAGCACTCGTCGCTGAAGACCAGCACGTCGTGCTCGCGTGCCCAGGCGACGATCCGGATCAGCTCGTCCTTGGACAGAACGCGACCGGTCGGGTTGGACGGCGAGTTGAGCCAGAGCAGCTTCAGGCCGGCCGGGTCCAGCTCCGTCGGGTCGTCGTAGACAACGGGCTCGGCTCCGCAGAGCCGGGCACCCACCTCGTACGTCGGGTAGGCGAGGCGCGGGTACGCCACCTTGTCGCCCGCGCCGAGACCGAGCTGCGTCGGCAGCCAGGCCACCAGCTCCTTGGACCCGACGACCGGCAGGACGTTCTCGTGCGCCACCCCGACCGCACCGAGCCGCCGCTCCACCCAGCCGCTGATCGCGTCACGCAGCTCGGCGGTCCCCCACACCGTCGGATAGCCGGGGCTGTCCGCGGCGGCGACGAGCGCCCGCTGGATCAGCCCGGGCACCGGGTCGACGGGCGTGCCGACGGACAGGTCCACGATGCCGTCCGGGTGGGCGGCGGCCGTCGACTTGTAGGGCGCGAGCTTGTCCCAGGGGAAGACCGGGAGACGGGAGGAGACTGCGGACACGGATCTCTGCTTTCTCGTACGGGGGTTCCGAGGGTTGCTCGGGCGCTCGGGCGTGGAAACGCCTCGGTCCCGCACGGAGACGAGCCGTACGGGACCGGGGCGACGCACGTGCCGGCCGCTGACTACTGATTCTGCGGCGGCAGCGCAGCGATGAACGCGTGGTCGCGTTCGATCAGGCCCAGCTTGGAGGCACCACCGGGCGACCCGAGATCGTCGAAGAACTCGACGTTCGCCTTGTAGTAGTCCTTCCACTCCTCCGGGGTGTCGTCCTCGTAGAAGATTGCCTCGACCGGGCACACCGGTTCACAGGCTCCACAGTCGACGCATTCGTCCGGGTGGATGTACAAGGACCGCTGGCCCTCGTAGATGCAGTCGACGGGGCACTCTTCGATGCAGGCCTTGTCCTTTACGTCGACACAAGGCTGCGCGATGACGTAGGTCACGCTGTCGTTCCTCCTCGGTAGGGCGTTGGCTCTCGCGCGGGAGCGCGGCGTCGTCGATGCCCACATCTAGTATCTCCGTTCCCGGGCGCGAACCGAACAGGAGGGGCGGACAGAGCTATGGAATTCACCATCGGCGGACAACTCGAAGTCCGAATTACACCGGCTGACGTGGGCAAACGGGT
This region includes:
- a CDS encoding TIGR00730 family Rossman fold protein, with protein sequence MGNPEGAHVPEEQRQGPVLRRRDQVQPGTTDQRLLDTEGDSEWVHTDPWRVMRIQSEFVEGFGALAELPSAISVFGSARTPAGGPDYEAGVRIGKALVEAGFAVITGGGPGAMEAANKGAREAKGVSVGLGIELPFESGLNPHVDIGVNFRYFFVRKTMFVKYAQGFVVLPGGLGTLDELFEALTLVQTGKVTRFPIVLFGTAYWSGLVDWLRDTVVAQGKASEHDLLLFHVTDDVDEAVDLVTKEVGR
- a CDS encoding ATP-binding protein, coding for MSLPLTRRIARAALLIAAGAAPVVGAAGAAGAAELPHAPELGGLTTVDGAGLGKTVDGASQQGTKAAGETGGKIVGTTLPAAGKTVDKAGAQAAPTVQNAAGGAAGSAGKVLGGAAGAAPQGGLPVQGLPTQGLPIG
- the dapE gene encoding succinyl-diaminopimelate desuccinylase, translated to MPESTLDLTLDGPALTARLVDFPSVSGQEEELADAIESALRTLPHLTVDRHGNNVVARTNLGRAERVVLAGHIDTVPIADNVPSRLDDDGVLWGCGTSDMKSGVAVQLRIAATVPEPNRDLTFVFYDNEEVAAHLNGLGHVADAHPEWLAGDFAVLLEGTDGQVEGGCQGTLRVFLRTEGERAHSARSWMGSNAIHAAAPILARLAAYEPRRPVIDGLEYREGLNAVRIEGGVANNVIPDACTVVVNYRYAPDRTAEEALAHVHEVFADCGVVEFAVDDHSGAAMPGLSHPAAKAFMAAVGGTAHPKFGWTDVSRFSSLGVPAVNYGPGDPLLAHKRNEHVAVDRITHCEERLRSWLTS
- a CDS encoding DNA-3-methyladenine glycosylase I, encoding MSGGAETAPDGGLRCPWGLSTEDYLAYHDTEWGRPVHGDDALFERLCLEAFQSGLSWLTILRRREGFRSAFAGFKIPAVAEFTDADKERLLADAGIIRNRAKIDATLANAKVLAGWSAGELDELIWSYAPDPAGRPVPRTVGDIPAVTPESTALAKDLKKRGLRFVGPTTAYALMQACGLVDDHLADCVARGTGT
- the dapC gene encoding succinyldiaminopimelate transaminase, which gives rise to MSAVSSRLPVFPWDKLAPYKSTAAAHPDGIVDLSVGTPVDPVPGLIQRALVAAADSPGYPTVWGTAELRDAISGWVERRLGAVGVAHENVLPVVGSKELVAWLPTQLGLGAGDKVAYPRLAYPTYEVGARLCGAEPVVYDDPTELDPAGLKLLWLNSPSNPTGRVLSKDELIRIVAWAREHDVLVFSDECYLELGWEAEPVSVLHPDVCGGTYEGIVAVHSLSKRSNLAGYRAAFIAGDAAVLGELLLIRKHSGMMTPAPIQAAAVAALGDDEHVAEQRTRYADRRAALRTALEGHGFRIEHSEASLYLWATRDEPCWETVAYLAELGILVAPGDFYGTAGDHFVRVAFTATDERVAAAVKRLVR
- the folP gene encoding dihydropteroate synthase, yielding MRSGALRLGRREFGAHEPVIMAIVNRTPDSFYDQGATFQDEPALARVEQAIADGAAIVDIGGVKAGPGEEVTAGEEARRTVGFVAEVRRRHPDVVISVDTWRHDVGEAVCEAGADVLNDAWGGVDPKLAEVAARYGAGLVCTHAGGAEPRTRPHRIAYDDVMADILRVTLGLAERAVGLGVRPDGIMIDPGHDFGKNTRHSLEATRRLGEMAETGWPVLVSLSNKDFVGETLDRPVKERVIGTLATTAVSAWLGAQVYRVHEVAETRQVLDMVASIAGHREPAVARRGLA
- the fdxA gene encoding ferredoxin; this translates as MTYVIAQPCVDVKDKACIEECPVDCIYEGQRSLYIHPDECVDCGACEPVCPVEAIFYEDDTPEEWKDYYKANVEFFDDLGSPGGASKLGLIERDHAFIAALPPQNQ
- a CDS encoding DUF3117 domain-containing protein; its protein translation is MAAMKPRTGDGPLEVTKEGRGIVMRVPLEGGGRLVVELTPDEADALGDALKKVVG
- a CDS encoding enoyl-CoA hydratase/isomerase family protein; the protein is MADQMADSVLYEVSDGLATITINRPDAMNAMNTAAKVALRDALTSAAADTAVRAVLLTATGRAFCVGQDLKEHVGKLDEARESGGGNALSTVQEHYNPIVRAITEMPKPVVAGVNGVAAGAGFGFALACDYRVVADTASFNTSFAGVALTADSGVSWTLPRLIGRSRAADLLLFPRSISAQDAHELGIVNKLVPAADLAAEAAAVARTLASGPTAAYAALKESLAYGAGHTLSEALEKENELQTKAGASEDHTIAVQAFLNKEKPKYLGR